In Allomuricauda ruestringensis DSM 13258, the following proteins share a genomic window:
- a CDS encoding serine hydrolase domain-containing protein translates to MKKIVLFLLVILSACKDRKNAETTAIGGHGDSVAPIEHIEKNLVPVHYLTGSTYKKSIQQIMQADRIAGVSIAFVDNGKIAWQGTYGYSQLEDSTAVTPHTVFNGASLSKPVTAMAALRLVELGTLNLNENVNNYLEGWKVPENEFTAQEKVTLKRLMGHTAGFDRYVQSSFYPDEALPTITQMLTGAYPSVDPAVSLVYVPGEKQLYSNPGYSVMEKLIEDVTDKQFNTVLTELIFEPCGMTESSFEQPVPDRLTQQMATGYSNDLQPYPYKLFPYKAAGGIWTTPTDLAKFLATVLKDHQSGSNTILSQQMTDSIFAKSPTRLGFAKICHDESQDVLIEHWGSNSGFTCYMVASPKHNQGLVIMTNSDNGMSLMSYITRAVAREYDWDFFQPVAYDPITLDASSLTRFTGTFTGGNEVLEFKVTAGELHLIAPMGTSLKLVPVAENSFIDANDQIRYDFLDNTDGEVGFVRMTKADGYNSDYIKQ, encoded by the coding sequence AGGGCATGGCGATTCTGTAGCACCAATTGAACATATAGAGAAAAACTTGGTCCCTGTTCATTACCTGACCGGGAGTACATATAAAAAATCTATCCAACAAATCATGCAAGCAGATCGTATTGCAGGAGTCAGTATAGCCTTCGTTGATAATGGAAAGATTGCCTGGCAAGGGACCTATGGATATTCCCAACTTGAAGATTCCACAGCGGTTACACCACATACGGTGTTTAATGGCGCTTCGTTAAGCAAGCCTGTGACCGCTATGGCGGCCTTGCGCTTGGTCGAGTTGGGTACCCTGAACTTGAACGAAAATGTCAATAATTACCTCGAGGGTTGGAAGGTACCCGAGAATGAATTTACCGCGCAGGAGAAAGTGACCCTTAAGCGACTCATGGGGCATACCGCCGGTTTTGACCGATATGTCCAATCGTCCTTCTATCCCGATGAAGCCCTTCCCACCATTACGCAAATGTTGACGGGAGCGTACCCCTCTGTGGATCCAGCTGTTTCCTTGGTATACGTTCCTGGAGAAAAACAACTGTATTCAAATCCTGGGTATTCCGTTATGGAAAAATTAATTGAGGATGTCACCGACAAGCAATTCAATACGGTACTCACCGAATTGATATTTGAACCATGTGGCATGACCGAAAGTTCTTTTGAACAGCCAGTCCCCGATAGGTTGACCCAACAAATGGCCACAGGTTACTCCAATGATTTACAGCCCTATCCCTATAAGTTATTTCCGTATAAGGCAGCAGGAGGGATTTGGACCACCCCTACCGATTTGGCAAAGTTTTTAGCGACCGTCTTGAAGGACCATCAATCGGGTTCGAATACCATTCTTTCACAGCAAATGACCGATAGCATATTTGCCAAGTCCCCAACACGATTGGGGTTTGCCAAGATCTGCCATGATGAAAGTCAAGATGTTCTCATCGAACATTGGGGAAGTAATTCTGGATTTACCTGTTATATGGTCGCTTCCCCAAAGCATAATCAGGGTCTGGTCATTATGACCAACAGTGATAACGGGATGTCACTGATGAGTTATATCACCCGTGCCGTGGCCAGGGAATATGACTGGGATTTTTTTCAACCTGTGGCATATGACCCCATAACATTGGATGCCTCTAGCTTGACGCGTTTTACGGGAACGTTTACAGGTGGGAATGAAGTTTTGGAATTTAAGGTGACCGCAGGAGAACTTCATTTGATTGCACCAATGGGCACTTCGCTAAAACTGGTTCCTGTGGCGGAAAACAGCTTCATTGATGCCAATGATCAAATACGTTATGACTTCTTGGACAATACGGATGGAGAGGTAGGTTTTGTGCGCATGACAAAAGCAGATGGCTACAATAGTGATTATATCAAACAATGA
- a CDS encoding serine hydrolase domain-containing protein — MSRLQHKFLIFVLVLGVSFVYGQVNRNEIPTIKGNRILQSDVDEFIRHQMDSLQVAGLSIAIVRNNTIVYEGAFGFKNLVTQDECTPNTLFEACSLSKPVFAYFVMLQVKKGLLDLDRPLYHYLPNEDLADDVRYKRITARMVLCHTSGLPNWRENTGGKLKLLFDPGSKFGYSGEAYQYLKDVLKRVLNVDEVGLDDLFQEAVVQPLELEMMRFTWQDVFASKKAYGHRDGIPTQNGPKALRKGENTFGAAYSLHTTASDYAKFLIHLMDRDKYNDEFVQQWLSLQMDMPNEEGEMHRSLIFPVKQVGETIRYYHSGNNGDFRAYCHFYRSKGYGLVMFSNSDVFFSSGCAQRIIEFLNDKWFYM, encoded by the coding sequence ATGAGCAGATTGCAACATAAGTTCTTGATTTTTGTACTGGTGTTGGGTGTTTCCTTTGTTTATGGGCAAGTGAATCGGAATGAAATACCAACCATCAAAGGCAATCGGATATTGCAATCGGACGTCGACGAATTTATACGGCATCAAATGGACTCACTACAGGTGGCGGGCCTTTCCATAGCAATCGTCCGTAACAATACCATTGTTTATGAAGGAGCGTTTGGTTTTAAAAACCTTGTCACCCAAGACGAGTGTACACCCAATACACTCTTTGAGGCATGCTCACTTTCGAAACCAGTATTTGCCTACTTTGTGATGTTGCAGGTGAAGAAAGGGTTGCTGGATCTGGATAGACCGCTCTACCACTATTTGCCAAACGAGGATTTGGCAGATGATGTCCGTTATAAACGGATAACAGCCCGAATGGTTTTGTGCCATACTTCTGGTTTGCCCAATTGGAGGGAAAATACCGGTGGGAAATTGAAACTTTTGTTTGATCCAGGGTCCAAGTTCGGATACTCAGGGGAAGCTTACCAGTACTTGAAGGATGTACTCAAAAGGGTGTTGAATGTGGATGAGGTTGGCCTGGATGACCTGTTCCAGGAAGCGGTTGTTCAACCATTGGAACTGGAAATGATGCGTTTTACATGGCAAGATGTATTTGCGTCAAAAAAAGCCTATGGACATCGGGATGGGATTCCGACACAGAATGGCCCCAAAGCATTACGGAAGGGGGAAAATACCTTTGGCGCAGCCTACAGCTTGCATACCACAGCTTCCGATTATGCCAAATTTTTGATTCATTTGATGGATAGGGACAAGTATAATGATGAATTTGTACAACAGTGGTTGTCCCTGCAAATGGATATGCCGAATGAAGAAGGCGAGATGCATCGAAGCTTGATTTTTCCAGTGAAACAGGTGGGGGAGACCATACGTTATTATCACTCTGGAAACAATGGTGATTTTAGGGCGTATTGCCATTTTTATAGGAGCAAGGGATACGGTCTGGTCATGTTCAGTAACAGTGATGTATTTTTTTCCTCTGGATGTGCCCAACGCATCATCGAGTTTTTGAACGATAAATGGTTTTATATGTGA
- a CDS encoding serine hydrolase domain-containing protein, with protein sequence MITVTLKRFSFFLFTLTLFSGVNGYAQQKTIHTMYGKSVAPAELTEGIKKIMEQYDVPGLSIAVINDNALVYHNALGVSNIETKEPVDGQSIFEGASLSKPIFAYFALKMVEEGKLDLDRPLYEYLPHPGFADESQEDAKLITARMVLAHQTGMPNHAFGKKMKLAFKPGTGFEYSGEAYQYLAAVIGKQHGIGFKSDLNKLFEKKVTKPLKMPHSTFIWDNYVAQHKVYGHDEEDGTPKHRVPSEGYWDDGVFSAYSSLHSEAKEYAQFVIAMLKEEGLKPETFDEMLKEHTHFDKDNPLRKQVGQTGWGLGFAQKRTPEMTMHMHTGNNHDFQAYVMFVPEKNYGLVLFTNSGKMIQVVSGISQILGPQF encoded by the coding sequence ATGATTACTGTTACATTAAAACGATTTTCCTTTTTCCTTTTTACCCTGACCCTGTTTTCAGGTGTAAATGGCTATGCACAACAGAAAACGATACATACCATGTATGGAAAAAGTGTTGCGCCCGCTGAACTTACCGAGGGCATCAAAAAGATTATGGAACAATATGATGTCCCTGGTCTCTCCATTGCCGTGATCAATGACAATGCATTGGTCTATCACAATGCATTGGGGGTCTCCAATATCGAGACCAAAGAGCCTGTGGACGGCCAAAGTATCTTTGAGGGAGCTTCCCTGTCCAAACCCATATTTGCCTATTTCGCCTTGAAAATGGTGGAGGAGGGAAAATTGGACCTCGACCGTCCACTCTACGAGTATTTACCACATCCTGGTTTTGCAGATGAATCCCAAGAGGATGCCAAGTTGATTACAGCACGAATGGTATTGGCCCATCAGACTGGAATGCCTAACCATGCTTTTGGCAAAAAGATGAAGTTGGCCTTTAAGCCAGGTACCGGATTTGAGTATTCCGGGGAGGCCTATCAATATTTGGCCGCGGTTATTGGGAAACAGCATGGCATCGGCTTTAAAAGTGATTTGAACAAACTTTTTGAAAAGAAGGTGACCAAGCCTTTGAAGATGCCCCATTCTACTTTTATTTGGGATAATTATGTGGCCCAACATAAGGTATATGGCCATGATGAGGAGGATGGAACGCCAAAGCACAGAGTACCCTCAGAAGGATATTGGGATGATGGGGTCTTTAGTGCCTATTCCAGTTTGCATAGTGAGGCCAAGGAGTACGCGCAATTTGTCATCGCCATGTTAAAGGAAGAGGGCCTGAAGCCAGAGACCTTTGATGAGATGCTTAAGGAGCATACCCATTTTGATAAGGACAATCCCTTGCGTAAGCAGGTCGGTCAGACGGGGTGGGGACTTGGATTTGCACAAAAACGAACTCCTGAAATGACCATGCATATGCACACGGGAAACAATCATGATTTTCAGGCCTATGTGATGTTTGTTCCAGAGAAGAACTATGGATTGGTACTGTTTACCAACAGTGGCAAAATGATCCAGGTGGTTTCCGGTATATCCCAAATCTTAGGGCCACAATTCTAA
- a CDS encoding RNA polymerase sigma factor codes for MAIRDNDIDAILIERVKEGDEKAFVQLVDKYKDLSLSLAHSIMKDRDKAEDVLQDAFIKVYEKAGSFKHQSAFSSWLYRIVVNTAYNALKKERKYREMDDFTLEGKGIENPPDSDKIRDGDRKKYIVMALERLRPDEALVLRLHYLCGYTIPEIHEITGFGNSKIKVDLHRGRGHMEEVLTDLLGDHVKDLL; via the coding sequence TTGGCGATCAGGGATAACGATATAGATGCCATATTGATCGAAAGGGTCAAGGAGGGAGACGAAAAGGCCTTTGTTCAGCTTGTTGACAAGTACAAAGACCTTTCCCTTTCCTTGGCCCATTCCATCATGAAAGATCGGGACAAGGCCGAGGATGTGCTGCAGGACGCCTTTATCAAAGTTTATGAAAAGGCAGGAAGTTTTAAGCACCAATCCGCCTTTTCCAGTTGGTTGTACCGTATCGTTGTCAATACGGCCTATAATGCCCTGAAAAAGGAAAGGAAATATCGTGAAATGGATGATTTCACTTTGGAGGGCAAAGGCATTGAGAATCCTCCCGATTCGGACAAGATTCGAGACGGGGATCGAAAAAAATATATTGTAATGGCCTTGGAGCGGTTACGACCGGATGAAGCCCTGGTGCTCAGGCTCCATTACCTTTGCGGGTATACTATCCCGGAAATTCATGAGATTACCGGATTTGGCAATTCCAAGATCAAGGTGGACCTACACCGGGGAAGAGGCCATATGGAAGAAGTCCTTACGGATTTATTGGGAGATCATGTCAAAGATCTATTGTAA
- a CDS encoding helix-turn-helix domain-containing protein, with amino-acid sequence MDYQRILPCPELRNYISYFWVGTWDVNLPPNDIYYVVANSLTEISFAFEGNQREDDLLFTVVQGQTHRPQQFKVDGFYHVIGVCLHSFAIPKLFNISATELYMGFLTLETFLGLEGRELTEKMALAATTGKRIAILTDFFKSLVRKRQREDQLIAQAVQIIKDEGGSTRINELAQEFCLSEKQFKRRFKASTGFNPKLFNRIVRFESVIKTNPDWTNLTEAAYNNGYFDQSHLNHDFKTFTGFSPTDFYKLST; translated from the coding sequence ATGGACTATCAGCGTATCTTGCCTTGCCCGGAGTTGAGAAATTATATCAGTTATTTCTGGGTTGGGACTTGGGATGTGAACCTACCGCCCAACGATATATACTATGTGGTCGCCAATAGCCTTACCGAAATCTCCTTTGCCTTTGAAGGAAATCAACGGGAGGATGACCTTTTGTTCACGGTCGTGCAGGGACAGACCCATCGGCCACAACAGTTCAAGGTGGATGGTTTTTACCATGTGATAGGCGTCTGCTTGCATTCCTTTGCCATCCCCAAGCTTTTTAATATTTCGGCTACGGAATTGTATATGGGGTTTTTGACCTTGGAAACCTTCTTGGGACTGGAAGGAAGGGAGCTTACAGAGAAGATGGCTTTGGCCGCTACTACCGGAAAACGCATTGCCATTTTGACCGATTTTTTCAAGTCATTGGTAAGGAAACGACAGAGGGAGGATCAATTGATTGCCCAAGCCGTACAGATTATTAAAGATGAGGGAGGATCTACACGGATCAATGAATTGGCACAAGAGTTCTGTCTGTCGGAAAAACAATTTAAAAGACGATTTAAGGCCAGTACGGGCTTCAATCCCAAACTCTTTAACCGGATCGTTCGTTTTGAGTCCGTGATCAAGACCAATCCAGACTGGACCAATCTCACTGAAGCGGCTTACAACAATGGGTATTTTGATCAATCACATTTAAACCATGACTTCAAAACATTTACGGGGTTTAGTCCGACCGATTTTTATAAGTTGAGTACTTGA
- a CDS encoding amidohydrolase family protein, translating into MNKKMLLVGIVLVLVIIPLLGYDFDSDTGVERYQNGQLESTRDVYADSIVNYIKHNYSVLALRNATIIDGTGAPPKEEQTIIVRSGKFHLIGNDDEVTIPRNAIVMNMRGKTIIPGLVGMHNHLHIPGFPDVGEVASKLYLAAGVTTIQTCGATDAGKELLLSDEIERGQRVGPNIVPSAPFVNGPGGNPNMIIPKNWGHLKDTLGYWLNRGVKWIKVYRNVDPDDLEVIIDMAHSNGAKVRGHLCSVTFEEATNFGIDGIEHGLNSASDFRTDKAYGLSGGGREYMDQLDMNDPKVTSLQQQMIDKGVFLTSTLSIYEASVPGRIYLDDRAKSVMSPYLIGQYEERLKEAQRHRDDMTRELRLKRIMAFERQYFKMGGLLCSGVDAGRHIVPGFGDQRNFELLREAGFKTEEAIQVMTGNGAKVLERNDIGSIAVGKKADFVILDGSLVNDTSVIHKVNTVFKNGLGYDPGKLIGDAQGKFGLE; encoded by the coding sequence ATGAACAAAAAAATGTTATTGGTAGGGATTGTCCTTGTATTGGTTATCATACCCCTTTTGGGATATGATTTTGATTCGGACACTGGAGTGGAACGATATCAGAATGGGCAATTGGAATCCACTCGGGACGTATATGCCGATAGTATCGTGAACTATATCAAGCATAATTACTCGGTTTTAGCACTTCGCAATGCCACGATTATTGATGGTACCGGAGCCCCTCCCAAGGAAGAGCAAACGATTATTGTCAGATCGGGAAAATTTCACCTGATCGGAAATGATGATGAGGTGACCATCCCTAGAAATGCAATCGTGATGAACATGCGGGGGAAAACGATCATTCCAGGCCTGGTCGGTATGCACAACCATCTTCATATTCCAGGTTTTCCCGACGTTGGGGAAGTTGCGTCCAAACTGTATTTGGCCGCTGGGGTGACGACCATACAGACCTGTGGGGCCACCGATGCCGGGAAAGAGCTTTTGCTGTCCGATGAAATTGAGCGAGGGCAAAGAGTAGGGCCCAATATTGTCCCGAGCGCCCCTTTTGTAAATGGTCCCGGGGGAAATCCGAACATGATCATACCAAAGAATTGGGGGCATTTGAAGGATACCCTGGGCTATTGGTTGAACAGGGGTGTTAAATGGATCAAGGTCTATAGAAATGTTGACCCGGATGATCTTGAGGTAATCATTGATATGGCGCACAGTAACGGGGCAAAGGTCCGTGGACATTTGTGTTCCGTTACCTTCGAAGAGGCCACCAATTTTGGAATCGATGGCATCGAACATGGATTGAACAGCGCAAGCGATTTTCGTACCGATAAGGCTTACGGTCTTTCCGGGGGAGGTAGGGAATATATGGACCAATTGGACATGAATGACCCGAAAGTCACAAGCTTGCAACAACAAATGATCGATAAAGGGGTGTTTTTGACATCCACACTATCGATATATGAGGCCAGTGTACCCGGTAGGATTTATTTGGACGATCGAGCCAAATCGGTCATGTCCCCCTATTTGATCGGTCAATATGAGGAGCGGTTGAAAGAGGCTCAACGACATAGGGATGATATGACCAGGGAGTTGCGTTTGAAACGTATCATGGCCTTTGAGCGACAATACTTCAAAATGGGCGGTCTTTTGTGCAGTGGAGTGGATGCCGGTAGACATATTGTTCCCGGTTTTGGGGATCAACGAAATTTTGAGTTGCTGCGCGAAGCTGGTTTTAAAACAGAGGAAGCAATCCAGGTCATGACCGGAAATGGGGCCAAGGTACTTGAAAGAAATGATATTGGTTCGATAGCGGTTGGGAAAAAGGCGGACTTTGTCATTTTGGACGGGTCCTTGGTCAACGATACCTCGGTAATCCATAAGGTCAATACGGTATTCAAGAATGGCTTGGGCTATGATCCCGGTAAACTGATTGGGGATGCCCAAGGTAAATTTGGTCTCGAATGA
- a CDS encoding PD40 domain-containing protein, whose product MKRERLMLVILVVVVPLMFAASLSYFGPPVLAYLGQDSPTMTPKIFAPGVISQKDVSEFGSVFNQEGTELFYGVDLQGRSEIRYTYLKNGEWTKPVALLSDSLVSYNDPFLSPDEDQLYFISNYSGEDQPPKSDYDMLYIKRGKKHWETKVYNVGPNINTDRDEYYMSFDERGTVYFSSNFNASVHREHDFDIYASSVVDGDFQPSILLDEAINTNAYEADVFVAPDASYILFCGIRDNGYGQGDLYISFKDEHDNWTKAVNMGDDINTGFHELCPFVTKDGQYLFFTRNQDIYWVDADIIEKIRARLGRSLIIQNKS is encoded by the coding sequence ATGAAACGGGAGCGTTTGATGCTGGTCATATTGGTGGTGGTCGTTCCCTTGATGTTTGCTGCCTCACTGTCCTATTTTGGACCACCTGTCTTGGCGTATCTCGGTCAAGATAGCCCAACAATGACCCCAAAAATATTCGCCCCTGGGGTTATTTCCCAAAAAGATGTCTCCGAGTTTGGATCTGTTTTCAATCAGGAGGGAACGGAGTTGTTTTATGGGGTCGACCTCCAAGGTAGATCTGAAATTCGTTACACTTATCTTAAAAATGGTGAATGGACAAAACCTGTGGCCCTTTTGTCGGATAGCCTTGTGAGTTACAATGATCCATTTCTTTCTCCCGACGAAGATCAACTTTATTTTATTTCCAATTATTCGGGTGAAGACCAACCGCCCAAAAGTGATTATGATATGTTGTATATCAAAAGGGGGAAAAAGCACTGGGAAACAAAGGTTTATAATGTGGGACCCAATATCAATACGGATAGGGATGAATACTATATGTCCTTTGATGAAAGGGGTACCGTTTATTTCTCTTCCAATTTTAATGCGTCCGTGCATCGGGAACATGATTTTGATATTTATGCCTCCAGCGTTGTTGATGGCGACTTCCAACCCTCCATTCTTTTGGATGAGGCCATCAACACCAATGCCTATGAGGCCGATGTCTTTGTGGCTCCGGACGCTTCTTATATACTATTCTGTGGGATAAGGGACAATGGCTATGGGCAAGGCGATCTGTACATCAGCTTTAAAGATGAACATGACAACTGGACCAAAGCGGTAAACATGGGAGATGATATCAATACCGGGTTTCATGAACTGTGTCCTTTTGTGACCAAGGATGGTCAGTATTTGTTTTTTACCAGAAACCAGGACATTTACTGGGTAGATGCTGACATTATTGAAAAGATTAGAGCGCGATTGGGAAGAAGTTTAATAATTCAAAATAAAAGCTGA
- a CDS encoding C45 family autoproteolytic acyltransferase/hydolase yields the protein MYHPRLYGRYYDMGFKYGKLLYEKVNFGVPIISNEKMDFGLKSYQMLREYYPEVIEEIEGFACGIQDRPEVLGAFLLSLGVFDTTGQCSVFACRNKEDVIIGRNYDMRYDFKKFTESSLIAPMDRYAYIGQSDVFIGRSDGINEKGLFIAMSFVNGTKVQPGIGFHFIIRKVLENCSVTQQAIEVVQQANISTACNFLIADRMGELAVVESCPQGSFVRRPGAGEQHLFITNQFQSAEMKAFEAEGVAWSKSAERYQGMETLLGGMDGMDLQKAKAILSDGCVCLDLKKERFGTIWSVVSNLNKGIIERAETKPRMNNYKQDTRLAWWLQKRSRS from the coding sequence ATGTATCATCCAAGACTTTATGGGAGGTATTATGATATGGGTTTCAAGTATGGGAAACTGTTATACGAAAAGGTAAATTTTGGTGTACCCATTATAAGTAATGAAAAGATGGATTTTGGATTGAAATCCTATCAGATGCTAAGGGAATACTACCCCGAGGTCATTGAAGAAATTGAGGGGTTTGCATGTGGGATACAAGATCGACCCGAAGTTTTGGGTGCCTTTTTACTCAGTCTTGGGGTTTTTGATACCACGGGACAGTGCAGTGTTTTTGCCTGTAGGAACAAAGAGGATGTTATTATTGGACGCAACTATGATATGCGTTATGACTTTAAAAAGTTCACCGAAAGTTCATTGATTGCCCCAATGGACAGGTATGCCTATATCGGGCAATCCGATGTATTTATAGGCCGATCGGACGGGATCAATGAAAAAGGACTGTTCATTGCGATGTCCTTTGTCAATGGAACGAAGGTCCAGCCGGGAATTGGATTCCATTTTATTATCAGAAAGGTGTTGGAGAACTGTAGCGTTACCCAGCAGGCCATTGAAGTTGTTCAGCAGGCCAATATCTCTACGGCCTGTAATTTTCTCATTGCGGATCGTATGGGTGAGCTGGCCGTTGTGGAATCATGTCCCCAAGGAAGTTTTGTGAGAAGGCCCGGAGCAGGAGAACAGCATCTATTTATCACCAATCAGTTCCAAAGTGCGGAGATGAAAGCGTTCGAGGCAGAAGGAGTAGCCTGGAGCAAAAGCGCCGAACGCTATCAAGGAATGGAAACATTGCTTGGTGGCATGGATGGTATGGACCTACAGAAGGCCAAAGCAATCTTATCCGATGGTTGTGTCTGCCTGGATTTAAAAAAAGAGCGCTTTGGGACCATATGGTCCGTTGTATCCAATTTGAACAAGGGCATCATTGAAAGGGCAGAGACGAAACCGAGGATGAATAATTACAAACAGGATACCCGACTGGCGTGGTGGCTACAAAAAAGAAGTCGGTCCTAA
- a CDS encoding polysaccharide deacetylase family protein translates to MGNENIRSKLFFKRAISGNLVVQGIRYAQDKFLLMLLMLCFFQNGRAQDKTISITIDDIPNTEMYEQNGFRSDLLLMLDALDVPFTIFINEDKIYKTRFRAKNEKLLEAWIANAQSLIGNHSYSHPRYSEVGYEAFMADVVKGEELSRDLAIKYDKELRYFRFPFNDMGKDSLQHHRMRDFMESRNMVITPFTIESSDWMFDVVYRYYLEQGELEKAKAIGEAYVQKTMAMVEHFETVAQTEHGRPMSHIYLCHDNRLNTDYLEEIIIRLKQQGYDIVDLDQSLEDPLYQLPDHYYRKWGVSWLYRWMASQKIRVSWMKQEPSLKDIESTYHEIIKKRQ, encoded by the coding sequence ATGGGGAATGAAAACATAAGGTCAAAACTATTTTTTAAGCGGGCCATTTCAGGGAACCTGGTGGTGCAAGGTATTCGCTATGCTCAGGACAAGTTTCTTTTGATGCTACTGATGCTATGTTTTTTCCAAAACGGTAGAGCACAGGACAAAACAATTTCCATCACCATAGACGATATCCCGAATACCGAAATGTACGAGCAGAATGGATTCCGCTCGGACCTGCTGTTGATGTTGGACGCCCTTGACGTTCCCTTCACCATTTTCATCAATGAGGACAAAATATATAAGACACGATTCCGGGCCAAGAACGAAAAATTATTGGAAGCATGGATAGCGAATGCACAGTCCTTAATTGGAAACCATTCCTATAGCCATCCCAGGTATTCCGAAGTGGGGTATGAGGCCTTTATGGCAGATGTGGTCAAAGGCGAGGAACTGTCCAGGGACTTGGCCATCAAATATGACAAAGAGCTTCGGTATTTTCGCTTTCCCTTCAATGATATGGGGAAAGATTCCCTTCAACACCATCGGATGAGAGACTTTATGGAGTCCAGAAATATGGTCATCACACCCTTTACCATTGAAAGTTCCGATTGGATGTTCGATGTGGTTTACCGATATTATCTCGAACAAGGGGAGCTGGAAAAGGCCAAGGCCATTGGGGAAGCATATGTGCAAAAGACCATGGCGATGGTGGAACATTTTGAAACCGTTGCCCAAACCGAGCATGGGCGCCCCATGAGCCATATCTATCTCTGTCATGACAATCGGTTGAACACGGATTACCTAGAAGAAATCATCATACGGTTAAAGCAGCAAGGTTACGATATTGTAGACCTTGATCAATCTTTGGAGGACCCATTGTATCAACTCCCGGATCATTACTATAGAAAATGGGGGGTCAGTTGGTTGTACCGTTGGATGGCATCCCAAAAAATCAGGGTTTCATGGATGAAACAGGAACCCAGCCTCAAGGATATTGAGAGCACCTATCATGAAATAATCAAAAAACGACAGTAA